The genome window GAAAGCCGCTTATTTCTTGCTGTTGCGTTCGTTGACTTCCTTGATAACCGCTTCAGCTACATTTTTCGGACACGGCAGGTAGTGTGAGAACTCCATCGAGAACTGGCCGCGGCCCGATGTCATGGTGCGCAGATCGCCGATGTATCCGAACATTTCGCTCAACGGTACTTCGGACTTGATGCGTACGCCCGTGACGCCCGCTTCCTGCGATTTTACCATGCCGCGGCGGCGGTTCAAGTCGCCGATGACATCGCCGACATGCGCATCCGGGGTGAAGGTATCCACTTTCATGATCGGTTCGATCAACTGCGGAGCGGCCTTCGGTATTGTCTGGCGGAAAGCGGCTTTGGCGGCGATTTCAAAAGCGATTGCGGAAGAGTCGACTGCATGGAAGCCGCCATCGGTCAGCGTCACCTTGAAGTCCAGGCATGGGAAACCGGCCAGCACGCCCTTGTCCAGCATGCTCTTGAAGCCCTTTTCAACCGCAGGCCAATACTCTCTCGGCACGTTGCCGCCGGTTACCGCCGACACGAATGAGAAGCCGCTGCCCGGTTCGCCCGGTTCGATGATGTAGTTGATTTTTGCGTACTGGCCCGAACCGCCTGACTGCTTTTTGTGTGTGTATTCGTCTTCGACGAGTTTGGTAATGGTTTCGCGGTACGCAACCTGCGGCTTGCCGACGATGACTTCAACGCCGTGGGTGCGCTTCAGAATATCGACCTTGATGTCCAGATGCAGTTCGCCCATGCCTTTGAGGATGGTCTCGCCGCTTTCCTCGTCGGTCATGACGTGGAAAGACGGGTCTTCCTGCACCATTTTGCCGAGGGCGACGCCCATTTTCTCGTTTGCGGCTTTGTCTTTCGGCGAGACCGCAATCGAGATAACCGGATCGGGGAATACCATGGGTTCCAGCGTGGCGGGTTTGTCCGGGTCGCACAGCGTGTGTCCGGTTTGCACGTTTTTCATGCCCAGCACCGCGACGATATCGCCCGCCTGCGCCGAATCCAGTTCGTTACGCGAATTGGCGTGCATTTCGACGATACGGCCGATACGCTCGGTTTTGCCGGTAAAGGTATTCAGTACCGAGGTGCCTTTTTCCAGCTTTCCGGAGTAGATGCGCAGGAAGGTGAGCGCGCCGAAGCGGTCGTCCATGATCTTGAACGCCAGCGCGCGCAACGGACGCTCGGCATCGACGATCGCGAATTCGCCGGTTTCGTTGCCTTCCAGATCGACTTCGGGTTGCGGGTTGACTTCGGTCGGGTTGGGCAGGTAATCGATTACGCCATCCAGTACCAACTGCACGCCCTTGTTTTTGAAGGATGAACCGCAGAACGTCGGAAAGAAATCCAGTTTGATGGTGCCTTTGCGGATGCAGCGCTTGATGGTTTCGATGTCCGGCTCTTCTCCTTCCAGATACTTCTCCATGACTTCGTCTTCCTGATCGACGACAAGTTCGATCAAGGCTTCGCGCCATTTTTCGACATCGTCGACCATGTCGGCCGGAACGTCCTTGATCTCATAGTTCATCGGATCGCCGGAGTTATCCCAGACCCACGCTTTACGCGTCAGCAGATCGACAACGCCGGTAAATTCATCCTCGCGGCCGATCGGCAGGGTCATCACGGCCGGCTTGGCGCCCAGGACTTCTTCAACCTGCTTGACGACGCGATAAAAATCAGCGCCGGTGCGGTCCAGCTTATTGACATAGATCACGCGCGCGACCTTGGAGTCGTTGGCGTAGCGCCAGTTGGTTTCGGATTGCGGCTCCACGCCGCCGGAGCCGCAGAACACGCCGATGCCGCCGTCCAGCACTTTCAATGAACGGTAAACTTCGATGGTAAAGTCGACGTGTCCGGGGGTATCGATGATGTTGAAGCGGTAATCTTTCCAGAAGCAGGTGGTTGCAGCGGACTGGATGGTAATGCCGCGCTCCTGCTCCTGCTCCATGAAGTCCGTCGTGGCAGCGCCGTCATGCACTTCACCGATCTTGTGGATTTTTCCGGTGAGCTTGAGAATGCGCTCGGTAGTCGTGGTTTTACCGGCGTCCACATGGGCGAATATGCCGATATTTCTGTAATGGGATAGATCAGTCATGTTTATACTCTAAGTATTGAAAATAAAAGCTTAGCCGGCGAATATGCTATTGTAACCTCAGATAGTATGCGCTGGATATTGTTACACTCACGTTACGCCTGCGTGGATAGCCAGGCGCTTAAAACCATCAACGTCCACAGCGCCCGCGCGTGATCGCCCTGACGCTTGCGGTGGGCATTAAATAAATCACGGGCCGCTTTGCGGTTGACGCCGGCTTGCTCCAGGCGCGGTTCGTTCAGCAAGTTTGAGGCCCAGTCGGCAAGAGGCCCGCGCAGCCAGCTGCTGAGCGGTACGGAAAGTCCTCGCTTGCGGCGATAAACGATCTCTTTCGGGAGATAGCGCATGGCATAGCTTTTCAGGAATATTTTGGTGCTGATTCCCCGGGTGCGCTCCGCTTCCGGCAAGGTTCCGGCGAATTCCATGACCGCCAGATCAAGGAACGGCGCCCTGAGTTCCAAACCTTGGGTCATGCCGCTACGGTCCGCCTTGGTGAGCAG of Candidatus Methylospira mobilis contains these proteins:
- the fusA gene encoding elongation factor G: MTDLSHYRNIGIFAHVDAGKTTTTERILKLTGKIHKIGEVHDGAATTDFMEQEQERGITIQSAATTCFWKDYRFNIIDTPGHVDFTIEVYRSLKVLDGGIGVFCGSGGVEPQSETNWRYANDSKVARVIYVNKLDRTGADFYRVVKQVEEVLGAKPAVMTLPIGREDEFTGVVDLLTRKAWVWDNSGDPMNYEIKDVPADMVDDVEKWREALIELVVDQEDEVMEKYLEGEEPDIETIKRCIRKGTIKLDFFPTFCGSSFKNKGVQLVLDGVIDYLPNPTEVNPQPEVDLEGNETGEFAIVDAERPLRALAFKIMDDRFGALTFLRIYSGKLEKGTSVLNTFTGKTERIGRIVEMHANSRNELDSAQAGDIVAVLGMKNVQTGHTLCDPDKPATLEPMVFPDPVISIAVSPKDKAANEKMGVALGKMVQEDPSFHVMTDEESGETILKGMGELHLDIKVDILKRTHGVEVIVGKPQVAYRETITKLVEDEYTHKKQSGGSGQYAKINYIIEPGEPGSGFSFVSAVTGGNVPREYWPAVEKGFKSMLDKGVLAGFPCLDFKVTLTDGGFHAVDSSAIAFEIAAKAAFRQTIPKAAPQLIEPIMKVDTFTPDAHVGDVIGDLNRRRGMVKSQEAGVTGVRIKSEVPLSEMFGYIGDLRTMTSGRGQFSMEFSHYLPCPKNVAEAVIKEVNERNSKK